Below is a genomic region from Microbacterium esteraromaticum.
GGGCGAGGACCCGGCGATCCACCTCGCGCGCACGATCAGTGTCTCGCGCGGGCCCGCGCCCGACACCCTGCCCTCAGGGGCCGTGCTGCTGCGTGACATCCGCTTCCGCTCGGTGTGCGAGCACCACCTGCTGCCGTTCGCCGGCGTCGCGCACATCGCATACCTCCCCGGCGAGCAGGTGGTCGGGCTCGGCGCTCTGGTGAAGGTCGTCGAGACGCTCGCCACCCGCCCGCAGGTGCAGGAGAGGCTCGGTGAGCAGATCGCGGATGCCATCGCCGAGAACCTCGACACCAGGGGCGTGCTCGTCGTGCTCGACGCGTCGCACGGCTGCGTGACGATGCGCGGCGGCCGTCAGCCCCTAGCGACCACCGTGACCATCGCCGCGCGCGGCGAGTTCACCGAGCCGGCCGCCCGCGCCGAGCTGATCGCCCTGATCGGCGGCGGTCAGGCATGACCGGCATCTGGGGCATCCTGAACATCACCCCCGACTCCTTCAGCGACGGCGGCCGGTACGTCGAGCTCGACATCGCCGTCGCCCGAGCACGCGCGATGCGCGCGCAGGGCGCGAGCGTGATCGACGTGGGCGGCGAGTCCACCAGGCCCGGGGCCGAGCGCATCGGCAGCACCGAGGAGCAGCGCCGCGTGCTGCCGGTGCTCGAGGCTCTCGCGACCGAGGGCATCCCCGCCTCGATCGACACCCTCAACGCCGACACCGCCAGCGCCGCTGTGCGCGCGGGAGCGCGCGTCGTGAACGACGTCTCGGGCGGGCTGGCCGACGAGCGGATGCTCGCGACGGTGGCCGATCTGGATGCCGACATCGCCATCGGCCATTGGCGCGGGCCCTCTTCCGACATGTACGCCCGTGCGCAGTACACGCGGATCGCTCGCGAGGTGGCATCCGAGCTGCGCGAGCGCGTCACCGCGGCCGCCGCGGCCGGCATCGCGCCGTCGCGCGTCATCCTCGACCCGGGCATCGGCTTCGCCAAGTCGGGGGAGCAGAACTGGGACGTGCTGCGCGGGCTCGACGAGATCATCGGGCTCGGGCACCGCGTGCTCGTGGGTACCTCGCGCAAGCGCTTCCTCGCCGAGACTCTCGACGGCGAGGCGGACCAGCCGCGACGCGATCTCGCCACCGCGGTGACCAGCGCGCTCGCCGCACGCGCCGGAGCGTGGGCGGTGCGCGTGCACGACGTCGGTGCGACCCGCGACGCCCTCGCCGTCACCACCGCATGGGATGGAGCCTGACATGGACGAGCTGGACGAGATCACCCTCACCGGACTGACCGTGTTCGGCTATCACGGCGTCTTCGACTTCGAGCGCCGTCAGGGGCAGGAGTTCGCGATCGACCTGACCCTGCGGCTGTCGCTCTCCGCGGCCGCCGCGTCGGACGACGTGGTCGACACCGTGCACTACGGCGAGCTGGCCGATCGGGTCGCGGCGATCGTCGCCGGCGAGCCGGTGAACCTCATCGAGACCCTCGCGCAGCGCATCGCCGATGCAGCCCTCGACGACGAGCGCGTGCGGAGCGTGAAGGTCACCGTGCACAAGCCGCACGCGCCGATCGAGCAGACCTTCGCCGACGTCGCGGTGACGATCCGCAGGGAGCGCGCGTGATGGACCGCCGCCTCACCCACCTCTCGGACCTGCCAGACCCCGGGCCGGGGCGTGAGCCGCAGGTCGCGGTGATCGCGCTCGGATCGAACGAGGGCGATCGCGGCGAGATGCTGCGGGCGGCGGCCGATCGCCTGCGCCGCCTGCCGCTGGTCGACGACCTCGTGCTGTCGGAGCCCATCGAGACCGTGGCGGTGAAGCCCGACGGCCCCGACCCCGACGCGCCGCCGTATCTCAACGCCGTCGCGCTGATGACGACGCGCCTCGCGCCTCAGGTGCTGCTCGGCATGCTGCACGCCGTCGAAGAGGAGCAGGGTCGGGTGCGCATCGAGCGCTGGGGCGACCGCACCCTCGACCTGGATCTGATCGCGTACGGCGATTTCACCAGCGACGCCGAGCATCTGCAGGTGCCGCACCCTCGTGCCGCCCAGCGGCTGTTCGTGCTGGAGCCGTGGCTGAGCATCGACCCCGATGCCGTGCTTCCCGGTGCCGGACGTGTCGACGAGCTGGTGCGCAGGCTGCGCTCATCGGACGATCGATGAAGCGCACCTCCGGACCCCTCCTGCTCGTGCTGGCGCTGCTGGCGGCCGGTGCCGGCTTCGCCTTCGACCACCTGCTCACGGTCACGGGCCGCGCGACCTTCACGCCGTCCGGCTTCCTGCCGGTGCTGCTCGTGCTCCTCGCCGCGGCCGTGCTGCTGCTGGCGCTGCCGGTGCGCCGCAGCACTCGAGGCGGTCGGCGCATCGACCCCTTCCGAGCGCTGCGCGCAGCGACGCTCGCGCGCGCGTCGAGCCTGGTCGGGGCGATCATGGCCGGTTTCGGCGCGGGTCTGCTGCTCTTCCTCGTCACCCGTCCGGTGCCCGCGCCGGTAGGGTCGGTGGTGGCGATGACCGCCCTCATCATCGGCGCAGCACTGCTGGTCGGGGTGGCGCTCATCGCAGAACAGTTCTGCACACTGCCGAAGGATCCTGATGAGCGACAGCCAGACGAACCCGCCCCGTGAGCCGAACCCGTTCACCCCACCCACAGCTCAGCCCGCGCCGCCTGCCCCTCCCGCAGCCGCACCGGCTCCGCCCGCACCTCCCGCGGCCGCACCGCCGGCTCCGGCAGCCGCACCGGTAGGCGCAGTCGCCCCGGCGGCTCCGCCGGCACCCCCGGCCTCGGCTTCGGCTGCACCTCCGGCCGCTCCCGAAGCTCCGGCCGCTCCGGCCGATCCCGAAGCTCTGGCCGCTCCCGAAGCTCCGGCCGCACCGGCGGCGCTCGATGAGGGAACGTACACCGGCATCCGCGTCCCGCGCGGCGAAGGCGCCCTTTCGCTCGACGGCACGTGGCACCAGATCTCGCCCCGCTACGTGGCCTCGCAGTTCGTCCAGAACGCGATCATCATCGTGCTGGTGGCCGTCGCCGCGGTGGTCGCGGGAACGGTGCTCGAGCAGTCGTGGGTCTGGATCCCGGCCGGCGCGTTCATCGCGATCGACCTGGTCACCCTCGCCATCCTGCCGCGCCAGGCCAAGGCGCTCGGCTACATGCTGCGTGCCGACGACGTGGTGTTCCGCCGTGGCATCCTGTGGCAGCGCATGGTCGCGGTGCCGTACGGACGCATGCAGCTGGTCGACATCACTCAGGGTCCGCTCGATCGCACCTTCGGTCTGTCGCAGCTGAAGATGGTGACGGCCGCCGCGGCCACCGGCGTGCAGATCCCCGGCCTCACGCAGGGCGCCGCAGAGGCGCTGCGCGACACTCTCATCGAGGTCGCCGAGAACCGGCGGACCGGGCTGTGAGCACGCCGGAGAACCCTGCAGCCGTGAAGGCACCGGAGACGCTGCCGCACGGCGGCTCGTCGTCGCTCGCAGACGGCGAATGGCACCGGATGCATCCGCTCACGCCGCTCTTCAAGGGCGGCCTCGCCCTGCTGGTGGTGGCGGGCATCGTCATCACCAACATGCGCGACAAGGTCATCGGGTGGATGGTGGCGCTGTTCGCCCCCGAGGCCGGATACGGCGGACAGGGCGGCGATCCCGTCGACTGGGTGCTCGAGAACGACCTGGTGCTTCTGGCGCTCCTGGCGGTGCTCGGTCTCGTGGTGGTGCTGATCGCGATCTTCTGGTTCCTGTGGCGCTTCCACCAGTTCCGCATCACCGGCGCTCACGTCGAGGTGCGCAAGGGACTGCTGTTCCGCTCGCACCGACGCGCACCGCTCGACCGCGTGCAGGGCGTCAACCTCACCCGCCCGTTCCCCGCCCGCATCATCGGACTCGCCAAGCTCGAGGTCGTCGGCGCCGGCAACGACGCGAACGTGCCCCTCGAGTACCTCTCCACCGCCAAGGCCGAGGCGGTGCGCGCCGACATCCTGAGGCTGGCGGCCGGTGCTCGCAACGCCAGGCTCGTGGCATCGGGAGCCGCCCCCCGGACGACCCGCGAACAGCTCATCGGCTCGGTCAACGCGGGGGTCTCGGGGCTGATCGAAGGCGTCGACCTGGCCGACGTCGCCCCCGAGAGCGTCGTGAAGATCCCGGCCGGCCGGCTGATCGGCTCGCAGCTCATCGTCGCCGTGCTGTGGATCCTCTTCTTCGGAGCGATCTACCTCGTCTCGATCATCTCCATGTACCTCGGCATGACCGCCGACGGGGAAGACCACGCCGACATCGCGATCGGCATGGTCGCGCTCAGCCTCGGCATGGGCATCCCGCTGGTCATCGCCGTGGTCGGCATCACTTGGGCGCAGATCTCGAAGTCGCTGCGCTACTCGATCGCATCCACGCCGGACGGCGTGCGGATCACCTTCGGACTGCTCACCACGGTCACCGAGACCCTGCCGCCCGGCCGCATCTTCGCGGTCGAGGTCTCGCAGTCGCTGCTGTGGCGGCCGTTCGGCTGGTGGACGGTCAAGATCAACCGGATGACGGGAAAGAGCGCCACGCAGCAGCAGTCCGGCAACGCCCAGCAGT
It encodes:
- the folK gene encoding 2-amino-4-hydroxy-6-hydroxymethyldihydropteridine diphosphokinase, whose product is MDRRLTHLSDLPDPGPGREPQVAVIALGSNEGDRGEMLRAAADRLRRLPLVDDLVLSEPIETVAVKPDGPDPDAPPYLNAVALMTTRLAPQVLLGMLHAVEEEQGRVRIERWGDRTLDLDLIAYGDFTSDAEHLQVPHPRAAQRLFVLEPWLSIDPDAVLPGAGRVDELVRRLRSSDDR
- the folE gene encoding GTP cyclohydrolase I, which translates into the protein MSVDRARVERLTRELLEAIGEDPDRPGLTQTPGRMAELYAEFFAGVGEDPAIHLARTISVSRGPAPDTLPSGAVLLRDIRFRSVCEHHLLPFAGVAHIAYLPGEQVVGLGALVKVVETLATRPQVQERLGEQIADAIAENLDTRGVLVVLDASHGCVTMRGGRQPLATTVTIAARGEFTEPAARAELIALIGGGQA
- a CDS encoding PH domain-containing protein — protein: MKAPETLPHGGSSSLADGEWHRMHPLTPLFKGGLALLVVAGIVITNMRDKVIGWMVALFAPEAGYGGQGGDPVDWVLENDLVLLALLAVLGLVVVLIAIFWFLWRFHQFRITGAHVEVRKGLLFRSHRRAPLDRVQGVNLTRPFPARIIGLAKLEVVGAGNDANVPLEYLSTAKAEAVRADILRLAAGARNARLVASGAAPRTTREQLIGSVNAGVSGLIEGVDLADVAPESVVKIPAGRLIGSQLIVAVLWILFFGAIYLVSIISMYLGMTADGEDHADIAIGMVALSLGMGIPLVIAVVGITWAQISKSLRYSIASTPDGVRITFGLLTTVTETLPPGRIFAVEVSQSLLWRPFGWWTVKINRMTGKSATQQQSGNAQQFNIVLPVGRRADVERVLGLVLPGIAAHEISAMWESGVTGPAADDPYKTIPARAWWRRPLSWRRHGYRLTAHSVLVRRGFLWRRLAVFPLARLQSVSISQGPIDRLQRVSRGQIHSVTGPVTGNLSGLERDDAIALLDGVSRAAALAASADRTHRWAEYTPEHAAEHAAGAEHAAEAAQP
- a CDS encoding DUF3180 domain-containing protein gives rise to the protein MKRTSGPLLLVLALLAAGAGFAFDHLLTVTGRATFTPSGFLPVLLVLLAAAVLLLALPVRRSTRGGRRIDPFRALRAATLARASSLVGAIMAGFGAGLLLFLVTRPVPAPVGSVVAMTALIIGAALLVGVALIAEQFCTLPKDPDERQPDEPAP
- the folB gene encoding dihydroneopterin aldolase, producing the protein MDELDEITLTGLTVFGYHGVFDFERRQGQEFAIDLTLRLSLSAAAASDDVVDTVHYGELADRVAAIVAGEPVNLIETLAQRIADAALDDERVRSVKVTVHKPHAPIEQTFADVAVTIRRERA
- a CDS encoding PH domain-containing protein, which encodes MAAPEAPAAPAALDEGTYTGIRVPRGEGALSLDGTWHQISPRYVASQFVQNAIIIVLVAVAAVVAGTVLEQSWVWIPAGAFIAIDLVTLAILPRQAKALGYMLRADDVVFRRGILWQRMVAVPYGRMQLVDITQGPLDRTFGLSQLKMVTAAAATGVQIPGLTQGAAEALRDTLIEVAENRRTGL
- the folP gene encoding dihydropteroate synthase, with translation MTGIWGILNITPDSFSDGGRYVELDIAVARARAMRAQGASVIDVGGESTRPGAERIGSTEEQRRVLPVLEALATEGIPASIDTLNADTASAAVRAGARVVNDVSGGLADERMLATVADLDADIAIGHWRGPSSDMYARAQYTRIAREVASELRERVTAAAAAGIAPSRVILDPGIGFAKSGEQNWDVLRGLDEIIGLGHRVLVGTSRKRFLAETLDGEADQPRRDLATAVTSALAARAGAWAVRVHDVGATRDALAVTTAWDGA